In Apium graveolens cultivar Ventura chromosome 10, ASM990537v1, whole genome shotgun sequence, the following are encoded in one genomic region:
- the LOC141689591 gene encoding outer envelope protein 61, translating to MFPGMMDPELMRLAQEQMSRMSPSDLSKIQQQMMSNPDLMRMASESMKNMRPEDLKHAAEQMKYARPDDMAEIGEKMANATPEEFATMRARADAQVTYELNAAQMLKKQGNELHSHGNFNGALQKYLLAKKNLRGIPSAKGKSLLLACSLNLMSCYLKTKQYDECIEEGTEVLSYDSKNVKALYRRGHAYKELGRLEDAVSDLIQAHEVTPDDETVADVLRDAEQRLTEKGGVPRRRGLVIEEITEEVQSSLPGDHDISSSEYPTLAQQGARETSSRVPSSNTESIQALRDDPESIRTFQNFISQADPETLAALGGGKTEGISPDMVKTASNMISKMPPEELQRMLQLASSFQGGNTGVNEGSKGSTFGTGPIPSNVTPDMLKTASDMMSKMPAEEMQKMFEMASSLRGKDSGSDAAQNFYPNGVQSNKSNSHGAPGPSTLNGDLLRERSSSRGPQSNLANSPQNSFPSSSADIQEQMRNQMKNPAMRQMLSTMMQNMSPDMMANMSEQFGVKLSREDAEKAQAAMSSLSPEALEKMMKWADRIQRGAEGAKKTKDWLLGRRGMVLAICMLIFAVILHWFGYIGS from the exons ATGTTTCCAGGTATGATGGATCCAGAGCTGATGAGACTCGCGCAGGAGCAGATGAGTCGTATGTCTCCGTCTGATTTATCGAAAATTCAACAGCAG ATGATGTCTAATCCCGATTTGATGAGGATGGCTTCAGAAAGCATGAAAAATATGAGGCCTGAAGACTTAAAGCATGCAGCAGAACAGATGAAGTATGCACGTCCAGATGACATGGCTGAAATAGGGGAAAAGATGGCTAATGCGACCCCTGAAGAATTCGCGACCATGCGGGCACGAGCAGATGCACAGGTCACGTATGAATTAAATGCTGCTCAGATGCTGAAGAAACAG GGCAATGAACTTCATAGCCATGGAAACTTTAATGGCGCTTTACAGAAATATTTGCTT GCAAAGAAAAACCTGCGAGGCATTCCATCTGCCAAGGGCAAAAGTCTCCTATTGGCCTGTTCGCTTAATTTGATGTCATGCTATTTGAAAACAAAGCAGTATGATGAGTGCATAGAAGAAGGAACTGAG GTTTTATCATATGATTCTAAAAATGTCAAGGCCCTCTATCGCCGTGGTCATGCCTATAAGGAACTGGGACGGTTAGAA GACGCGGTTTCAGATTTAATTCAAGCCCATGAAGTTACCCCTGATGATGAAACCGTTGCAGACGTCCTGAG GGATGCTGAGCAGAGACTAACAGAAAAAGGTGGTGTTCCTCGGCGTAGAG GATTGGTTATTGAAGAAATTACAGAAGAGGTGCAATCTTCATTACCTGGAGATCATGACATTTCCAGTTCAGAGTATCCAACATTGGCACAACAAGGTGCACGAGAAACCAGCAGTAGGGTTCCATCATCCAACACAGAGAGCATTCAAGCTTTAAGAGATGACCCAGAATCTATCAG AACCTTCCAGAACTTCATCTCTCAAGCTGATCCAGAAACTTTAGCTGCTTTGGGTGGTGGAAAAACTGAAGGCATATCACCTGATATGGTGAAGACTGCGTCAAATATGATTAGTAAGATGCCCCCTGAAGAGCTTCAAAGAATGCTCCAATTAGCTTCTTCTTTCCAAGGAGGAAACACAGGTGTCAATGAAGGTTCTAAAGGTTCTACCTTTGGCACTGGACCAATCCCTTCAAATGTGACACCAGACATGCTTAAGACAGCATCTGATATGATGAGTAAAATGCCAGCGGAAGAAATGCAAAAGATGTTTGAAATGGCATCATCTTTGAGAGGAAAGGATTCAGGCTCAGATGCGGCACAAAATTTTTATCCTAATGGAGTGCAATCAAATAAATCAAACAGCCATGGAGCTCCTGGACCTTCTACACTTAATGGGGACCTTTTAAGGGAAAGAAGCTCTTCTCGAGGGCCTCAATCTAATTTAGCAAACTCACCTCAAAATAGCTTTCCAAGCTCTAGTGCTGATATCCAAGAACAGATGAGAAACCAAATGAAAAATCCAGCAATGCGGCAG ATGCTATCTACAATGATGCAAAATATGAGCCCTGACATGATGGCAAACATGAGCGAGCAATTTGGAGTTAAGCTTTCTCGAGAGGATGCTGAAAAAGCACAAGCAGCAATGTCATCTTTGTCACCAGAGGCTCTGGAAAAAATG ATGAAGTGGGCAGACAGGATTCAACGAGGAGCAGAAGGTGCAAAGAAGACAAAAGATTGGTTATTGGGAAGACGTGGTATGGTGTTGGCAATATGTATGCTCATTTTTGCTGTCATTCTTCATTGGTTTGGTTACATCGGCAGTTAA